The Pempheris klunzingeri isolate RE-2024b chromosome 1, fPemKlu1.hap1, whole genome shotgun sequence genome includes a region encoding these proteins:
- the gpalpp1 gene encoding GPALPP motifs-containing protein 1, whose amino-acid sequence MSSDKPIGPALPPMFRKEENDEDDDNGEGFSGPALPPGYKRGEPSSSSDESEEEVAAKRAKTRHKEAEKAENTKNQVEEDDGFFGPALPPGFKKQQMSPERPPVLGPALPPGFRRAAYEKDDDDDDNNDGEDEEGFPGPALPPGYRAEPSSSEGEDEDVIGPVPFKGPVQDSVALDFERRAKRMKEKLTGEDAPEVVTRETWMTELPPELQHIGLGARTFKKKSGPENKDRSIWTDTPADRERKMRERIEKKKKGEVEKDDVPQVSQKDMEMAEKVSKYNESKRAESLMTLHTKTMKEKAKETANIPVERRPFDRDADLQVNRFDDAQKQRLLKKSQELNTRFSHSKDRMFL is encoded by the exons ATGTCGTCTGATAAACCGATCGGACCTGCTTTACCCCCGATGTTCAGAAAGGAGGAGAACGATGAAGACGACGACAATGGGGAAGGAT tCTCTGGTCCCGCTTTGCCTCCCGGTTATAAACGGGGAGAACCGTCGAGCTCCTCGGATGAGAGTGAAGAGGAGGTGGCGGCCAAAAGAGCCAAAACAAGACACAAGGAAGCAGAAAA GGCGGAGAACACTAAGAACCAAGTGGAAGAAGATGATGGTTTCTTTGGACCAGCTCTGCCTCCAGGGTTTAAGAAGCAACAGATGTCACCAGAAAG GCCTCCTGTGCTGGGACCAGCTTTGCCTCCTGGGTTTCGCAGAGCAGCATAtgaaaaagatgatgatgatgatgataataatgatggtgAAGACGAAGAGGGTTTCCCGGGTCCTGCCCTACCTCCAGGCTACCGGGCTGAGCCCTCCAGCAGcgagggagaggatgaggatgtgatcGGGCCCGTGCCGTTTAAGGGGCCTGTTCAAGACTCTGTGGCTCTGGACTTTGAGCGCAGGGCAAAGAGGATGAAGGAGAAGCTGACAGGAGAA GACGCTCCTGAAGTGGTGACCAGAGAAACATGGATGACAGAGCTCCCaccagagctgcagcacattggCTTGGGTGCTCGAACTTTCAAGAAGAAGTCCGGCCCGGAGAACAAGGATCGCTCCATTTGGACGGATACACCGGCAGACAGGGAGCGCAAGATGAGG GAACGCattgagaaaaagaagaagggtGAGGTGGAGAAAGATGACGTCCCACAAGTCTCCCAGAAGGACATGgaaatggcagagaaagtgtcCAAGTATAAT GAGTCTAAACGTGCTGAGTCTCTAATGACTTTGCACACAAAGACGATGAAGGAAAAAGCAAAGGAGACGGCTAATATACCGGTGGAGAGGAGACCGTTCGATCGGGACGCAGACCTGCAGGTGAATCGCTTTGATGACGCGCAGAAGCAGCGGCTGCTGAAGAAATCTCAGGAGCTGAACACACGGTTCTCCCACAGCAAGGACCGAATGTTCCTGTAA